Proteins encoded within one genomic window of Scomber japonicus isolate fScoJap1 chromosome 16, fScoJap1.pri, whole genome shotgun sequence:
- the reep1 gene encoding receptor expression-enhancing protein 1 isoform X1, whose translation MVSWIISRLVVLVFGTLYPAYSSYKAVKSKDVREYVKWMMYWIIFALFTTVEVFTDMFICWLPFYYELKIAFVVWLLSPYTKGSSVLYRKFVHPTLSSKEKDIDDYICQAKDKSYDTLVHFGRKGLNVAATAAVMAATKSQGVLSDRLRSFSMQDLSSYQSDPVNTDSGTTQPAQAQHRTRPLTRSKTEGYNKATS comes from the exons ATGGTCTCCTGGATCATCTCTAGACTTGTGGT ACTTGTGTTTGGTACACTATATCCCGCCTACTCATCTTACAAAGCTGTGAAGTCGAAAGATGTGAGAGAATAt GTGAAATGGATGATGTACTGGATAATATTCGCTCTATTCACGACTGTGGAGGtatttacagatatgtttatttGTTG GCTTCCTTTCTACTATGAGCTGAAGATAGCCTTCGTGGTGTGGTTACTGTCCCCTTACACTAAAGGCTCCAGCGTGCTCTACAGGAAGTTTGTTCATCCCACGCTTTCCTCAAAAGAAAAG GATATTGATGACTACATCTGCCAAGCAAAGGACAAAAGCTATGACACGCTGGTGCATTTTGGGAGAAAAGGGCTGAACGTTGCAGCCACAGCTGCAGTCATGGCTGCAACAAAG AGTCAAGGAGTCCTGTCTGACAGACTGAGGAGTTTCAGCATGCAGGATCTGTCTTCCTACCAGTCTGACCCTGTCAATACCGACTCTGGCACCACACAACCGGCACAAGCACAGCACCGGACCAGACCTCTGACACGCAGCAAGACAGAGGGCTACAACAAGG